One Hypomesus transpacificus isolate Combined female chromosome 21, fHypTra1, whole genome shotgun sequence genomic window, taaataaaatgtttgctTCCGTTGATAACAGTTTGCAGAGTCGTTCTTGTTTGATTCAGGTTGAGCATCTAATTAGTATGTTTGATGCTGCCTTAGACAGTAGTCCTATAACACATTTGATAATACTTCAGCCTTGTTTGTGAAATGGGCATACACGGCATACTGTATATGTAGATTTATGAAGTTCATAACTTGTTGTATTGTAACGGACATTGAACTCCAGTGACATAGGTGGCAGTAGTGCTCCAATCACTTTGTAGAATAAGAGTACGGCGTAGACGTGATGACGTACTTTGCATACGACGCATATTCAAAAATAACGCGCCACACTGCAAGTTGTCATGGATGAAATTggctcttttcttttttaagcaGCGCCATAACAAGTAAATAAGGAAACATGTCTGCacttaaaccatttaataaactGCCTGAACTGAACACAGCGAACATTTTGGTAAGTAAGATGTAGCTACATATGAAGGACTAACAGCTACTAACCTAGCTACCTAGACAGTTGTCAACAACGTATCACAAAGACAGTAGGTGGAGATCGTGATGTAGCGTTAATGTTTCCCGTTACAGCTGGTGGACAATGAGGAGCAGTTTCAGCAGAAGCTAGCTGACGCAATTGTGCAACAAGAAAAATCTGTCAACGTCATTGTGTGAGTGTCATATGTTCTACGTTCATATGCTACAACTTAGCTATATATACAATGTATTATTACTCTCTAACTTGCTGACGAAGGAACACAGGTAAACTGACCCGCTTAATGTTTGTTTAGGAGATTAGCAAGAAATCTTCCCCTACCCATGGAGAATGAAGAAAGTCGTCCTCGGATAGACCTTGTGGTCTTTATCGTAAACCTCACCTCAGATCTCAGGTGAGGTCAACACAGCTTTACGTTGAGGTGGTTGGTTCAACAGACAACTAGTCAACCAACAGTTATCTACAATTTGTGGGCATTGGGGTTTGTGAGTGTTACATTCATCTACTAATTCCCCATTCAGTTACAAGTCAACAGAGACTTCCCTGAAATACTTGGATCCAAGTTACTTCCTCGGAAAAGTCTGCTTCCTTGTCACCAATGGTGAGAACTCGACATGCCTATTCGTTCTCCTTTATCTCCTACATTTAAGACTAATGTAGTGCACATGAACTCTCATTTATCACTGGGTAGAATGGCAGTATGCGTCCGAACccttaattgtgtgtgtgtgtgttgcttccctccatctctagcTCGTAACGCAGCAGTGCCCCCCGAGCGCCTGCTGTCTGTCAGGAAGCTAGCTGCATCCTTCCATTGTCCCTTCATGTGTGCCGAAGACCAGGTTGGTGTGAAGAGAGGATGCCATGAATGTCTGGGGACAAATCTAAAACACACTTATTTCAcggcccctctctgtctctccccccctctctccccctccctccctccgtgcgCCGTCTCTCTTTCAGACGACAGACGGAGTGACCGCGGCGGCAGACAGGCTGCTCTCGATCCTCAGGGTGGCGGCGGGCCTCGTTCCCATGGCAACGAGTCTCTACCTGTCCACTTTGACTCGCTGCACTGTGCCCGCTGATATGGACCAGCAGGGCTTTGACTGAACCTGCCACCCGGGACTCTGACTGAGCCGCCGTCGAATCGGACTTGGACCAGAACCAACTCCTCGCGTTGATCCCTGAACTATCCCTGAACAGCAAAGGGATCTTATCCCACGTGTAAATAAAATGTCTTTGTAAATAAACTTGAGATGTTTCCTAAGAGCTGTCGTGTTTGTGCTTTGtcattcaacaacaacaacaattcaGATGAGGAACATGTTTGGGTGTAGCTGTTATATAACTGATCATATTTTTTATGAGGGACTGGTATTTAAGGACACTAGAGGGAGTGCCAGACCTGAGACACCATTTGAAAAATGACAATGGACATGCACAAACTAGACGGTAAAGTAAGGCACAAAAGTATGTGTGTTatgtttctctcctctcatacacacactgtctctatcACATTCACAGACACCTCTCCTCTTGGTAAAGCTGTCAGTTAAGATATGCTTAATTAGGCATGAGTATTATTTTCTGCTCACGCTATCCCTTTTTCTTTTCACTACGCACCCACCTCAACACCTATCCTCTGTGTAGATCATGGCCTTGAGTGACCTTTTGCCCATTGGCCTCTTCGCCATAGACTTAGCTTTGACATTCTCTTCATAAAGGTACTGCATTATTTGGTGGCAGTTTGGGGTGTCTGACATGGTACAGAACAAGAATGTTCATGGTTTTCATCACAATTGATTTATTGACCATTTTTGGGGGCAGGGCCGGACACACTATAAAAAGACATAAGGataggggaggtgtgtgttcaTTGACAACTGTCTATCAAGGAACTTGCATGCTTCATTGTTTTTCCTTCTTCACCTTTCAGTTGGTGGAACTCTTCTGTCCTCCGCAGCGGGTCAGCAGACGCAAAGAGAATGTCTGTGcatgagggaaggagagagacctaGTCAAGTCGACTTGATTGTTAAGGACATTTAAGTCAAAGCAGGTGGGTGACCGGGTCACCTAGGGGCTGACACAGTGCCTGGTGTCACGTCTGCAGAGATGGTGGCCCGGCAATCGCTCTATTAATAGTGATGCTCTCACCATGGAAATGAAGCAACTTCCTCAGGATTGGTCAGCTGCCATCCGCTGACAAGGCCAGAGCATAATTCTTTCTTGACTTCAATGGAGACTTCAATACCGAAGGACTTGTGACCTTGAGTTGGAAGCAATTCCAATAAACCATATTCCGTACTCAGTTCCTGTTTATTTAATCTCTCTTTACCTTGAGTGATCTCTGCTCTTAATTCACTCAGCTATCAATATCCAAACCCTGCTGAGCAGGGGAGAGTGTCAGCATGATGCTTCCAGCAAAGAATGCCCCAGCCAACACCACAGCATCCCATTGGTATTCCCATGGCGCCAGGGCTGGAGAGGGTCAACAAGTGTGAGAGGCGGGGAAGGAGATGCTCCTGCCATGTGGTACAGAGGGAGTCACGTCCACATTGAGATAAGGCTACAGGATTGGtgcgagagaggaggatggatagagaggcagagaactgACCAGAAGAGACAAgggaagtgaggaggaggaaaagagtgaGGCTGAGAGTTCCCCCTAGATAGGAGAAATAACaaatcgagagagagaaagagagacagagatagagagagagaaagggagaaatagcaaagggagagagggaaactgaGACATGGcaagagaaagaatgaaagagagaaagaaagaaagaaagaataagtGTGAGAAGCAGCAatgtagtgtttgtgtttgcatttgtgtCTGTTAATGAGGGGAGCTTGTGGACAAATTGCTGACCGCTTGCTaagtcctttctttctctctgaggCAGGAATACGTGTGGTAATGTGTATGTCCTGGTGGATACACATCTTGTTGATACATTCTACTTATCCATGTCATTTTTAATTGTTCATagatcattacatttacatttagtcatttagcagacgctcttatccagagcgacttacagtaagtacagggacattcccctcgaggcaagtagggtgaagtgccttgcccaaggacacaatgtcatttggcacggtggggaatcgatccggcaaccttctgattactagcccgactccctcaccgctcagccatctgactcccagatcATAGATTCTAAAGATGATCATAGATTATTTTACAAGAAGCAGTAAAAAATGCCAACAGtatgttgtagttgtgtttgtttattggtTTATTTGCAAGTCTTAACATGAGTAAGAGTGCCATGTGTGTCATTTGACATTCAAAAAGCACAAAATGATGCTATTTTTTTGACAATGACAGTAATGATGAACAGAGAGAACAGGATGAGGTCATGTTGACTCCAACAGTTACATCGTGTGAATCAAACTCACTAAGGTGAGACTATCTGTCTATCGGCAAAGCAGTGCTTCGATTCAAATTTATAGAACAGCTTTGCCCTTGCAATTCTAACATCAGATTTCCTTATGTTCATTTTAACGAAGTTAAAGTTTAACAAAGTTTTTTCAAATCCATTCAGACCTCCCAACAATAAATCATGTTGATGTTCATGTTACGTATGTGGCGTGAGTCTAAGGTTTAGCCAGTGAAGCCCAGCTCTTTGTAAGTGACGTCGATGTCAGCGATGACCACGGCCATCACCCTCCTCAAGGCGTCCTGCCCAGCCGCATCCAGCCCGGCCTTTTCCCCCATGACCTTGGCGATGACCTCAGTGATAAGCTAGTATGAAAACAGATCAAATACTTTGATAAGAtattttgttttggtttttcAATATTTCTTATGGAGAAGAAATGGAAAAAATGTTTAGCACACCCAATTTGGGACGGAGAATTCAGAATTCTAGATTGATTATCCACTTGGGCAGTTGGTAAAATTAAACAGAAGTGTGATAAATAATATTTTAGCATGGAGAAGCCACAAGTGTgagaaaacagaaagaaaatTAATGAAAGGGAGACGAGAGATTCATTTTCACCTTGAAGTTGTTGAGGGCAATCTTGTGCGTTTTGGCATGGGTGGTGGCCAGGGGCTTCAGGAGTGCAGCATGGTCACCCTTAGCCTTCAGCAGATCACCCAGCTTCTTCAGCACGGTGGCGCCGTGCGCTGATACGGCTGTGTTGCCCGCGAGGTCGCTCTTGGCGATGCCAGCAAACTTAGGGAACAGGTTCTGGGTGTCTGGATTTTCATTGAACAaactagagagagggagagataaataaagagagggagacagtgatACAGGGTGAATAAAAAAGTGGTGTTAAAATCTTGACGACTTTCGCTAGTGATACACATCGAAGCACCTTGCATGGGGTTACGCAATGGGTCGTTCCTCGCCTTTTAGCTAGTGCAGTTTCATACTCCATTTTAGCTATGAATTTATCTCAATGTACTGCCTTGACTGCATACTCCACTGACCGGGTCAGAACCAGACCTCCATGGGTGTTGTAGTCGGCCTCGACCGGGCCCCAGCACTTCAGCACCATGTCAAAGTCTGCCATACTCTGAGGaaaagggggtcagatggctgagcggttagggagttgggctattaatcagaaggttgttggttcgatttccagccgtgcaaaatgacgttgtgtccttgggcaaggcacttcacctttcttgcctcggggaaaatgtccctgtacttgctgtaagtcgctctggataagagcgtctgctaaatgactaaaaaatttaaaataaaaaattaaaataaaaaaaggagaTGCGGAGGCGGTTAGGGGTTATGAGTTAGGCTTAGGTTATCAACCAGTTCACAGTAGAGATATTTATGATCAGAGTGCAGTTCCTAATTCACACGTAGTGGCTACATTTATAGTGTGGATTCATTTAAGAACAATGGAAGATGGCCAGTGTTTTCTCAAACAATTGGCAATCAGGTGATTGTATATGATATGCAAAATAAGAtaaagcaagcacacacacaagtctgttGTGTCGTTAGATTTGTCCATTAAAGCATAGCTCTGAAAGTCTGGCAACAGACTCATCTCATCTGGGAATTGTATAAGTATAAGATAAAAAAGTAATGGATAAAATATAGTTTGTAGTGGTAAGTAGGTAGGTTAAGAGTGTGTCCCATGATATCTGGAGGGTAAAACAGGGTGtgtgaagggggagaggaggagagggcagctgGGTACACTGGTGAGTCTGCATGGcatgacaggcacacacaaacacacactaacacacactactaGCACATAACTGAAAAATGACATTCGCTCAGCAACAGACCATAAACAGGGAACTGTTTAGTATTTGTTTTGTGTTAGCAACCAATATATTGTTaaggaaaaaatatatacattttaccGGTAATAGACGGAAACGAAGATTTGAACACCCCAGATACTTTTGACCTGACCAACCCCCCCGACCCAACCTTTTATAACCccacccttctcttcctcctcctcttctctcactcatCACACTTCACCCAACAATTAATCCATCCCTTTTTTAAACACTCTCCCTTTTACTTTCTGTGCTATCAAATCGTAGGATGCCTTGCTATTAGTGCAGGCATTGTATACTAACCCAACACATCTGGTCTTTTTGAATGAGATTGAAAAGATGTTGTGATAAACAATTTGTCAATAATTATCAGTGGGATTCATGGCACTCTTTCCAAAGAGAGAAACtgattaaatgagacactacaCAAACCTTTAACGATGTATAATATTTATATCTCGTTTCACAGAAATAATTAACTGCATGATGGTAACGTCATTATGGTGACTGTTTGGTGCGATTGGGTGTCGATGTTTTTTAGATAATATCCCTAACAAATCAATTAAAGTAAAACTTTGAATCTGCCAGTAATGGTGACAATAATAAATATTGGGGATTCTAATAATAACACATAAAACAATTGGTTCTCGCCAGTCGCTAGTGTCACCAGCTCAAGACTCTGCTATATTTGTGCATCACCAATCCCCTCCCAgcacaccctcctccacctcacacttctctccctctcaaccaTTATCTTTCCTTTACCCCTATCTCTCTTTTCAAGTTACCATGCAGCTAAATAAAGACATATTGCAACAGCCAGGCCCTCTGGTATTGCCAAAGCATTTAACTGTGATCACAGTTAGGTCAAGTTCAAACCATGGCACCAGAGCATGGAGGTCGATTTCCTCAACGGTACTCTAATAATATCAAGCTCTGGTCTTTGAgacataatttaaaaaaagctaCCTGCCATGTATTTCAGTACTGAGTAGTGGACTGTGTTGTGTATAGACTCAGTGAGTTGTGACATGCCAATGCTAGCCTAACTGGTGTCACCATCAGTCATAGTTCAAAGATCAGTCCATAAAATGGCTGGCGGCAATACTTACAAtgtcttatttttctttttttttgggacacaaaacaaacccaaaaaaacaaacaaaacacttaAGTGAATACAATTCATGGGTCTTAACATAGGCCAGTGTATTAGCCTgattaaatacatattttcaaatggagATGTATGGCATGTAAGTAGGCTAAtttcttattttcttattttcgaAGAATGGAATTCATCCTTTGGATTCTAAAGGGTTATTCTCAGGATCCGACCTTTAAGGAgactcagcccccaatgagaatgtgacatggatacagtgccttgcaaaagtgttaaaccCTCTTGCTCATAAAtcactaatttcactggataacaataaataattaaCAATTaattgtcactttcagctactggttgtcactttcagctactggttgcactatcagtagcattgcactactgtacatcactgtacttcgccatcaggctcctgaatggacattgacatGGTCATTGATTCACTTCTCACTAGTTACTTTGCAcaatgtcactttcagctactatcagtaatattgcactattgtacttcactgtaCTTCACTTAATTTAGACTAGGTTTGTAGGGTTAgcaataggttattatgtgtattttagggtttagtatattgtattatttatatttatctgtatatttaggaggtttacttatttaggcttagcatagatgtatgtgtttaggttctgtgtacttatatgttatgttatgccaggtgcttgcgttgtcttgtcttaagaatttcagtgcccagtgtGACCTTgagttgttctgtgcatctgacaataagaGACTTGAACGTGAACTAACACATTTAttaattattatgcaaaatattgaatgaattacaAAACTAAGGAAGTCCATTTCCTCATGAACTTCCAGCATCAAATGAAACGGTAATGATGTGTCAACAATATATAAACATTGTTTTAACACGTTTGAGcactaaaacatatttaagataataattcataataattctttattattattaatatttagtgctgagattaaatttaggTGCGCTTGAGCAGtgtgagcacccctaaaagagTCTAAAATCGCCCGTGGTTATTCTAAAGGCTAAAGTTGAAAAGTGACATTTGTCTTTGTAACTGCGCCCTCTGGCGACGCTATGCAGAAATTACTCAGACCCAGACCAATCTTTTAACGACAAAGGTGATTGGTTACTTGACTGCGTAATCATATTTCCAGATTAGGTTACCCAATGACGTGTTTGAAAAATAAAGACGCATTGAGACTTCATTGGTGAAAACACATGTGTTTTACAAAACCTGGAAGCGACAGAGAAGGTTATAGTCGGCtgaatttgtgtttgtttttagaaTTTAAAGTCATGATTTAGAGCTATTCAATGCTTATATGTTTTCTGTTTATTACACTGCTCTTCTTAATGCTGCAGATTGCTCCATTCAGTTGAATGTGGCTTCCCAATGTTCTGTGGTCAACTATTTTTCCATATTTGAACGTTGCTTTGCATAATTTACCGTTCCCGAAACTCCTCCCTAGAACGGCCCTCGTCCAATCATACCTTAGCAACCGCTACTAAGAGAAGAAGGTCTAACAAGTTtcaagagtgtatggctgcagcctgcagcctcccgtctcatgccctcccgtctcatgccctcccgtctcatgcttctacttttcaaaataaaagctcgtctggtccgctatttctcctttCTACTTTGGTGTAGGCTACGTGTTTTTTTTAGACTACAAACAAAAAATCCATTCtagcagcctgggaggcccggttgagtttaggcgtcacaacgacggttgaggttaggattgtttaaggccaggagtcctagcagaggtcgaggttaaggtAAGGCACAACTacgacggttgggggacaatgatggtcggtaggctacagcacaccgtgcattttgtcatctgcggtgtgttcttttttttaaagacactgatgtgttcCTTAAGGAAAataacaaaaagaaaccatcaaagtctgcaaccataaatttCTCTAagtaacgttagctaatattcgctaacaaatgtcagcataaaacgctgatgcagtcATCGCGGGTTTCATTAAATATAGCCTACGTCCagaacatccagaaatcagcaaactatatggacaaaaaaagtaacattttaagtttttcaatttattgcaacaaacgtgctcacgaaTTTAACTTTAACTCCATCCGTACAATAATTCGCGATTTggtatttttgaccctctgcatttaccgttggacagcttggacatgagacgggagggcatgagacgggagggcatgagacgggaggctgcaggctgcagcccaTCTCACAAGTTTGACATCTAAAGCAACATCGGTGTGTCGATCTGACACAAGGTATCCTGACAGATTAAAGGGAGGCTTGGTTTTCTTTCG contains:
- the mb gene encoding myoglobin; this encodes MADFDMVLKCWGPVEADYNTHGGLVLTRLFNENPDTQNLFPKFAGIAKSDLAGNTAVSAHGATVLKKLGDLLKAKGDHAALLKPLATTHAKTHKIALNNFKLITEVIAKVMGEKAGLDAAGQDALRRVMAVVIADIDVTYKELGFTG
- the pane1 gene encoding centromere protein M, encoding MSALKPFNKLPELNTANILLVDNEEQFQQKLADAIVQQEKSVNVIVRLARNLPLPMENEESRPRIDLVVFIVNLTSDLSYKSTETSLKYLDPSYFLGKVCFLVTNARNAAVPPERLLSVRKLAASFHCPFMCAEDQTTDGVTAAADRLLSILRVAAGLVPMATSLYLSTLTRCTVPADMDQQGFD